A single Anopheles arabiensis isolate DONGOLA chromosome 2, AaraD3, whole genome shotgun sequence DNA region contains:
- the LOC120895526 gene encoding maternal protein exuperantia-like isoform X1, producing MVVGMDESKVGHDEEQHYEDSSFDECDTPAGVLSSKFDKTDLSINTNPLPHGKYTLIGLDIDTTGRRLIDEIVQISAFTPEKEYAQYIMPLMNLNPAARQRHQVRVITVGFFRMLKSMQTYRVMKTKMEVAALNEFLDWLEERLREDEGSEGIVLVYHEQRKFVPYMVIEALKKYKLLDRFSQSVKSFVNGFKLAEEKCTKTIKYLTIRQLAEIVLDEKAGSRDGFEGNAAYRARMAFEISRCLATAEPKSNAVNVPASSPTESEPNDSATSEEVTNSSSTAEDAVKDEGDKPSEENAEQSDDDAQKQDEKKEEAPAASLNSSASRPLTEEDREKMCAVLCEYASPISTEISELDEQEKILVRQNSLRPVFLLYFKTTIYHRVKAVTYRRVLAETGHDYESLRQVWQEKKREGLEAIINEIAELKEDERTELNELLDCHYDPDKQAFKPIVKRMKRRPSRAGQPFFSNKNGNVPQNQNGNNQMAKENRKPFNGYQNNQKNHNNHHNGNNNNNNMVNKHQNQQNQQQQQYYNGPSSPESGMRNGGSPGKRFFQRNSRRRRGGNGQNQNQNGGQNQQPMKNHNGNHHAYSNSNRHNNQFQQPMQGHA from the exons ATGGTGGTTGGTATGGATGAATCAAAGGTAGGACATGACGAGGAGCAGCATTACGAGGACAGCAGCTTCGACGAATGCGACACGCCAGCGGGCGTGTTATCCTCCAAGTTCGACAAAACGGACCTTTCAATTAACACCAATCCGCTGCCGCACGGCAAGTACACTCTGATCGGGCTCGATATAGATACGACGGGTCGTAGACTTATCGATGAGATCGTACAGATCTCGGCATTCACACCGGAGAAAGAGTATGCGCAGTACATTATGCCGCTGATGAACCTGAACCCGGCTGCCCGTCAGCGCCACCAGGTTCGCGTGATTACGGTTGGATTTTTCCGCATGCTGAAAAGCATGCAGACCTACCGTGTCATGAAGACCAAGATGGAAGTTGCGGCTCTGAACGAGTTTCTTGACTGGCTGGAGGAGCGTCTTCGCGAGGACGAGGGGTCCGAGGGCATTGTGCTGGTGTATCATGAGCAGCGCAAGTTTGTGCCGTACATGGTCATCGAGGCGCTGAAGAAGTACAAACTGCTGGACCGCTTCTCTCAGTCGGTTAAGTCATTTGTGAATGGATTCAAATTGGCGGAGGAAAAGTGTACCAAGACCATCAAGTACTTGACGATTCGTCAGCTGGCAGAGATAGTTTTGGATGAAAAGGCAGGATCCCGTGATGGATTTGAGGGAAATGCGGCCTATCGAGCAAGAATGGCGTTCGAAATATCGAGATGCCTAGCAACCG CTGAACCGAAGTCCAATGCGGTAAATGTGCCTGCTTCATCGCCAACCGAGAGCGAGCCGAATGATTCAGCTACGTCTGAAGAGGTCACCAATTCCTCCTCCACCGCTGAGGATGCAGTGAAGGATGAAGGTGACAAGCCGTCGGAGGAGAATGCTGAACAATCGGATGACGATGCGCAGAAGCAGGAcgagaagaaggaagaagctCCTGCTGCTTCTTTGAACAGCTCTGCATCTCGTCCCTTGACCGAAGAGGATCGTGAAAAGATGTGCGCAGTGTTGTGCGAATATGCTTCACCGATTTCCACTGAAATCTCCGAGCTTGACGAACAGGAGAAGATTCTTGTGCGCCAGAATTCACTGAGACCGGTATTTTTGCTCTATTTTAAGACGACAATCTACCATCG GGTTAAGGCTGTTACTTATAGACGAGTACTGGCTGAAACTGGCCACGATTACGAATCTTTGCGTCAAGTCTGGCAAGAGAAGAAGCGCGAAGGTCTGGAAGCGATCATCAACGAGATTGCAGAGTTGAAGGAAGACGAGCGCACGGAGCTGAACGAACTTCTTGATTGTCACTACGATCCGGACAAGCAGGCATTTAAGCCGATCGTCAAGCGTATGAAGCGTCGTCCTTCTCGAG CAGGACAACCATTCTTCTCCAACAAGAATGGCAACGTTCCACAGAACCAGAACGGAAACAACCAGATGGCTAAGGAAAACCGGAAACCATTCAATGGTTACCAGAATAACCAGAAGAATCATAACAACCATCACAatggaaacaacaacaacaacaacatggtCAATAAGCATCAGAACCAACagaaccagcagcaacaacagtacTACAACGGTCCGTCTTCCCCCGAATCTGGCATGCGTAACGGAGGATCTCCGGGAAAGCGTTTCTTCCAGCGCAACTCGCGTCGTCGTCGCGGAGGAAACGGCcagaaccagaaccagaacgGTGGACAGAATCAGCAGCCGATGAAGAACCATAACGGTAATCATCATGCTTATTCGAATTCGAATCGCCACAATAACCAATTCCAGCAACCAATGCAGGGTCACGCTTAG
- the LOC120895526 gene encoding maternal protein exuperantia-like isoform X2: protein MVVGMDESKVGHDEEQHYEDSSFDECDTPAGVLSSKFDKTDLSINTNPLPHGKYTLIGLDIDTTGRRLIDEIVQISAFTPEKEYAQYIMPLMNLNPAARQRHQVRVITVGFFRMLKSMQTYRVMKTKMEVAALNEFLDWLEERLREDEGSEGIVLVYHEQRKFVPYMVIEALKKYKLLDRFSQSVKSFVNGFKLAEEKCTKTIKYLTIRQLAEIVLDEKAGSRDGFEGNAAYRARMAFEISRCLATAEPKSNAVNVPASSPTESEPNDSATSEEVTNSSSTAEDAVKDEGDKPSEENAEQSDDDAQKQDEKKEEAPAASLNSSASRPLTEEDREKMCAVLCEYASPISTEISELDEQEKILVRQNSLRPVFLLYFKTTIYHRVKAVTYRRVLAETGHDYESLRQVWQEKKREGLEAIINEIAELKEDERTELNELLDCHYDPDKQAFKPIVKRMKRRPSRGQPFFSNKNGNVPQNQNGNNQMAKENRKPFNGYQNNQKNHNNHHNGNNNNNNMVNKHQNQQNQQQQQYYNGPSSPESGMRNGGSPGKRFFQRNSRRRRGGNGQNQNQNGGQNQQPMKNHNGNHHAYSNSNRHNNQFQQPMQGHA, encoded by the exons ATGGTGGTTGGTATGGATGAATCAAAGGTAGGACATGACGAGGAGCAGCATTACGAGGACAGCAGCTTCGACGAATGCGACACGCCAGCGGGCGTGTTATCCTCCAAGTTCGACAAAACGGACCTTTCAATTAACACCAATCCGCTGCCGCACGGCAAGTACACTCTGATCGGGCTCGATATAGATACGACGGGTCGTAGACTTATCGATGAGATCGTACAGATCTCGGCATTCACACCGGAGAAAGAGTATGCGCAGTACATTATGCCGCTGATGAACCTGAACCCGGCTGCCCGTCAGCGCCACCAGGTTCGCGTGATTACGGTTGGATTTTTCCGCATGCTGAAAAGCATGCAGACCTACCGTGTCATGAAGACCAAGATGGAAGTTGCGGCTCTGAACGAGTTTCTTGACTGGCTGGAGGAGCGTCTTCGCGAGGACGAGGGGTCCGAGGGCATTGTGCTGGTGTATCATGAGCAGCGCAAGTTTGTGCCGTACATGGTCATCGAGGCGCTGAAGAAGTACAAACTGCTGGACCGCTTCTCTCAGTCGGTTAAGTCATTTGTGAATGGATTCAAATTGGCGGAGGAAAAGTGTACCAAGACCATCAAGTACTTGACGATTCGTCAGCTGGCAGAGATAGTTTTGGATGAAAAGGCAGGATCCCGTGATGGATTTGAGGGAAATGCGGCCTATCGAGCAAGAATGGCGTTCGAAATATCGAGATGCCTAGCAACCG CTGAACCGAAGTCCAATGCGGTAAATGTGCCTGCTTCATCGCCAACCGAGAGCGAGCCGAATGATTCAGCTACGTCTGAAGAGGTCACCAATTCCTCCTCCACCGCTGAGGATGCAGTGAAGGATGAAGGTGACAAGCCGTCGGAGGAGAATGCTGAACAATCGGATGACGATGCGCAGAAGCAGGAcgagaagaaggaagaagctCCTGCTGCTTCTTTGAACAGCTCTGCATCTCGTCCCTTGACCGAAGAGGATCGTGAAAAGATGTGCGCAGTGTTGTGCGAATATGCTTCACCGATTTCCACTGAAATCTCCGAGCTTGACGAACAGGAGAAGATTCTTGTGCGCCAGAATTCACTGAGACCGGTATTTTTGCTCTATTTTAAGACGACAATCTACCATCG GGTTAAGGCTGTTACTTATAGACGAGTACTGGCTGAAACTGGCCACGATTACGAATCTTTGCGTCAAGTCTGGCAAGAGAAGAAGCGCGAAGGTCTGGAAGCGATCATCAACGAGATTGCAGAGTTGAAGGAAGACGAGCGCACGGAGCTGAACGAACTTCTTGATTGTCACTACGATCCGGACAAGCAGGCATTTAAGCCGATCGTCAAGCGTATGAAGCGTCGTCCTTCTCGAG GACAACCATTCTTCTCCAACAAGAATGGCAACGTTCCACAGAACCAGAACGGAAACAACCAGATGGCTAAGGAAAACCGGAAACCATTCAATGGTTACCAGAATAACCAGAAGAATCATAACAACCATCACAatggaaacaacaacaacaacaacatggtCAATAAGCATCAGAACCAACagaaccagcagcaacaacagtacTACAACGGTCCGTCTTCCCCCGAATCTGGCATGCGTAACGGAGGATCTCCGGGAAAGCGTTTCTTCCAGCGCAACTCGCGTCGTCGTCGCGGAGGAAACGGCcagaaccagaaccagaacgGTGGACAGAATCAGCAGCCGATGAAGAACCATAACGGTAATCATCATGCTTATTCGAATTCGAATCGCCACAATAACCAATTCCAGCAACCAATGCAGGGTCACGCTTAG
- the LOC120895531 gene encoding small integral membrane protein 14, translating into MADEFDACECFWSHELAMRRLMSLLRQGQSYCNDNECTDLPSLPNVTGGANFFLIVMALIFVAVMYVLRPSSMRRSNDLNKSLPPPSNDGPNNDGGAPPSIS; encoded by the exons ATGGCAGACGAATTCGATGCTTGTGAATGCTTCTGGAGCCATGAGCTCGCTATGAGACGGTTGATGTCGCTG CTCCGTCAAGGACAGTCGTACTGCAACGATAACGAATGCACCGATC TTCCAAGTCTCCCGAATGTAACCGGTGGCGCAAACTTTTTCCTAATCGTCATGGCACTGATTTTTGTGGCCGTTATGTACGTCCTGAGACCTTCGTCCATGCGTCGATCGAACGACCTGAACAAGTCGCTGCCGCCTCCATCGAACGAT GGTCCGAATAACGATGGTGGTGCACCACCGTCGATATCCTGA
- the LOC120895527 gene encoding maternal protein exuperantia-like isoform X1: MVVGMDESKVGVDEEQHYDDISSDECDTPAGVLSSKFDKTDLSINTNPLPHGKYTLIGLDIDTTGRRLIDEIVQISAFTPEKEYAQYIMPLMNLNPAARQRHQVRVITVGFFRMLKSMQTYRVMKTKMEVAALNEFLDWLEERRREDEGSEGIVLVYHEQRKFVPYMVIEALKKYKLLDRFSQSVKSFVNGFKLAEEKCTKTIKYLTIRQLAKLVLDEKAGSRDGFEGNAAYRARMAFEISRCLATAEPKSNAVNVPASSPTESEPNDSATSEEVTNSSSTAEDAVKDEGDKPSEENAEQSDDDAQKQDEKKEEAPAASLNSSASRPLTEEDREKMCAVLCEYASPISTEISELDEQEKILVRQNSLRPVFLLYFKTTIYHRVKAVTYRRVLAETGHDYESLRQVWQEKKREGLEAIINEIAELKEDERTELNELLDCHYDPDKQAFKPIVKRMKRRPSRAGQPFFSNKNGNVPQNQNGNNQMAKENRKPFNGYQNNQKNHNNHHNGNNNNNNLVNKHQNQQNQQQQQYYNGSSSPESGMRNGGSPGKRFFQRNSRRRRGGNGQNQNQNGGQNQQPMKNHNGNHHAYSNSNRHNNQFQQPMQGHA; encoded by the exons ATGGTGGTTGGTATGGATGAATCAAAGGTCGGTGTCGACGAGGAGCAGCATTACGACGACATCAGCTCCGACGAATGCGACACGCCAGCGGGCGTGTTATCCTCCAAGTTCGACAAAACGGACCTTTCGATTAACACCAATCCGCTGCCGCACGGCAAGTACACTCTGATCGGGCTCGATATAGATACGACGGGTCGTAGACTTATCGATGAGATCGTACAGATCTCGGCATTCACACCGGAGAAAGAGTATGCGCAGTACATTATGCCGCTGATGAACCTGAACCCGGCTGCCCGCCAGCGCCACCAGGTTCGCGTGATTACGGTTGGATTTTTCCGCATGCTGAAAAGCATGCAGACCTACCGTGTCATGAAGACCAAGATGGAAGTTGCGGCTCTGAACGAGTTTCTTGACTGGCTGGAGGAGCGTCGTCGCGAGGACGAGGGGTCCGAGGGCATTGTGCTGGTGTATCATGAGCAGCGCAAGTTTGTGCCGTACATGGTCATCGAGGCGCTGAAGAAGTACAAACTGCTGGACCGCTTCTCTCAGTCGGTTAAGTCATTTGTGAATGGATTCAAATTGGCGGAGGAAAAGTGTACCAAGACCATCAAGTACTTGACGATTCGTCAGCTAGCGAAGTTAGTTTTGGACGAAAAGGCAGGATCCCGTGATGGATTTGAGGGAAATGCGGCCTACCGAGCAAGAATGGCGTTCGAAATTTCGAGATGCCTAGCAACCG CTGAACCGAAGTCCAATGCGGTAAATGTGCCTGCTTCATCGCCAACCGAGAGCGAGCCGAATGATTCAGCTACGTCTGAAGAGGTCACCAATTCCTCCTCCACCGCTGAGGATGCAGTGAAGGATGAAGGTGACAAGCCGTCGGAGGAGAATGCTGAACAATCGGATGACGATGCGCAGAAGCAGGAcgagaagaaggaagaagctCCTGCTGCTTCTTTGAACAGCTCTGCATCTCGTCCCTTGACCGAAGAGGATCGTGAAAAGATGTGCGCAGTGTTGTGCGAATATGCTTCACCGATTTCCACTGAAATCTCCGAGCTTGACGAACAGGAGAAGATTCTTGTGCGCCAGAATTCACTGAGACCGGTATTTTTGCTCTATTTTAAGACGACAATCTACCATCG GGTTAAGGCTGTTACTTATAGACGAGTACTGGCTGAAACTGGCCACGATTACGAATCTTTGCGTCAAGTCTGGCAAGAGAAGAAGCGCGAAGGTCTGGAAGCGATCATCAACGAGATTGCAGAGTTGAAGGAAGACGAGCGCACGGAGCTGAACGAACTTCTTGATTGTCACTACGATCCGGACAAGCAGGCATTTAAGCCGATCGTCAAGCGTATGAAGCGTCGTCCTTCTCGAG CAGGACAACCATTCTTCTCCAACAAGAATGGCAACGTTCCACAGAACCAGAACGGAAACAACCAGATGGCTAAGGAAAACCGGAAACCATTCAATGGTTACCAGAATAACCAGAAGAATCATAACAACCATCACAatggaaacaacaacaacaacaacttggTCAATAAGCATCAGAACCAACagaaccagcagcaacaacagtacTACAACGGTTCGTCTTCCCCCGAATCTGGCATGCGTAACGGAGGATCTCCGGGAAAGCGTTTCTTCCAGCGCAACTCGCGTCGTCGTCGCGGAGGAAACGGCcagaaccagaaccagaacgGTGGACAGAATCAGCAGCCGATGAAGAACCATAATGGTAATCATCATGCTTATTCGAATTCGAATCGCCACAATAACCAATTCCAGCAGCCAATGCAGGGTCACGCTTAG
- the LOC120895530 gene encoding MIP18 family protein galla-1 — translation MLSFFRKKTSDELPTGGSAPSAAKGNPSIGGTTANGEVPPRPSLQELGYRNANDLRETIYDFLRTIRDPEKPSTLEDLHVVYEEGIFVNEPTPGNVNVVRVEFNPTVPHCSLATLIGLCIRVKIERNITHSLKLDIYIKKGAHATEDEINKQINDKERIAAAMENPNLRQLVENCIKDED, via the exons ATGCTTTCGTTTTTCCGCAAGAAAACCTCCGACGAGTTGCCCACCGGTGGATCCGCACCGTCGGCCGCGAAAGGCAATCCGTCAATCGGTGGAACAACAGCAAATGGTGAAGTGCCTCCACGACCGAGCCTGCAAGAGCTGGGCTACCGAAATGCGAACGATTTGCGTGAAACCATCTATGACTTTCTGCGCACAATACGCGACCCGGAAAAGCCCAGCACGCTGGAAGATCTGCACGTCGTGTACGAGGAGGGAATATTCGTGAACGAGCCAACGCCGGGCAACGTGAACGTGGTGCGGGTTGAGTTTAATCCGACCGTACCGCACTGTTCGCTGGCAACGCTGATAGGGCTGTGCATACGGGTGAAAATTGAGCGAAACATTACGCACAGCCTGAAGCTGGACATCTACATCAAGAAAGGTGCCCACGCAACGGAAGACGAAA TTAACAAGCAGATCAATGATAAGGAACGAATAGCAGCGGCTATGGAGAATCCAAACCTCAGACAATTGGTGGAGAACTGCATCAAAGATGAAGATTGA
- the LOC120895527 gene encoding maternal protein exuperantia-like isoform X2: MVVGMDESKVGVDEEQHYDDISSDECDTPAGVLSSKFDKTDLSINTNPLPHGKYTLIGLDIDTTGRRLIDEIVQISAFTPEKEYAQYIMPLMNLNPAARQRHQVRVITVGFFRMLKSMQTYRVMKTKMEVAALNEFLDWLEERRREDEGSEGIVLVYHEQRKFVPYMVIEALKKYKLLDRFSQSVKSFVNGFKLAEEKCTKTIKYLTIRQLAKLVLDEKAGSRDGFEGNAAYRARMAFEISRCLATAEPKSNAVNVPASSPTESEPNDSATSEEVTNSSSTAEDAVKDEGDKPSEENAEQSDDDAQKQDEKKEEAPAASLNSSASRPLTEEDREKMCAVLCEYASPISTEISELDEQEKILVRQNSLRPVFLLYFKTTIYHRVKAVTYRRVLAETGHDYESLRQVWQEKKREGLEAIINEIAELKEDERTELNELLDCHYDPDKQAFKPIVKRMKRRPSRGQPFFSNKNGNVPQNQNGNNQMAKENRKPFNGYQNNQKNHNNHHNGNNNNNNLVNKHQNQQNQQQQQYYNGSSSPESGMRNGGSPGKRFFQRNSRRRRGGNGQNQNQNGGQNQQPMKNHNGNHHAYSNSNRHNNQFQQPMQGHA, translated from the exons ATGGTGGTTGGTATGGATGAATCAAAGGTCGGTGTCGACGAGGAGCAGCATTACGACGACATCAGCTCCGACGAATGCGACACGCCAGCGGGCGTGTTATCCTCCAAGTTCGACAAAACGGACCTTTCGATTAACACCAATCCGCTGCCGCACGGCAAGTACACTCTGATCGGGCTCGATATAGATACGACGGGTCGTAGACTTATCGATGAGATCGTACAGATCTCGGCATTCACACCGGAGAAAGAGTATGCGCAGTACATTATGCCGCTGATGAACCTGAACCCGGCTGCCCGCCAGCGCCACCAGGTTCGCGTGATTACGGTTGGATTTTTCCGCATGCTGAAAAGCATGCAGACCTACCGTGTCATGAAGACCAAGATGGAAGTTGCGGCTCTGAACGAGTTTCTTGACTGGCTGGAGGAGCGTCGTCGCGAGGACGAGGGGTCCGAGGGCATTGTGCTGGTGTATCATGAGCAGCGCAAGTTTGTGCCGTACATGGTCATCGAGGCGCTGAAGAAGTACAAACTGCTGGACCGCTTCTCTCAGTCGGTTAAGTCATTTGTGAATGGATTCAAATTGGCGGAGGAAAAGTGTACCAAGACCATCAAGTACTTGACGATTCGTCAGCTAGCGAAGTTAGTTTTGGACGAAAAGGCAGGATCCCGTGATGGATTTGAGGGAAATGCGGCCTACCGAGCAAGAATGGCGTTCGAAATTTCGAGATGCCTAGCAACCG CTGAACCGAAGTCCAATGCGGTAAATGTGCCTGCTTCATCGCCAACCGAGAGCGAGCCGAATGATTCAGCTACGTCTGAAGAGGTCACCAATTCCTCCTCCACCGCTGAGGATGCAGTGAAGGATGAAGGTGACAAGCCGTCGGAGGAGAATGCTGAACAATCGGATGACGATGCGCAGAAGCAGGAcgagaagaaggaagaagctCCTGCTGCTTCTTTGAACAGCTCTGCATCTCGTCCCTTGACCGAAGAGGATCGTGAAAAGATGTGCGCAGTGTTGTGCGAATATGCTTCACCGATTTCCACTGAAATCTCCGAGCTTGACGAACAGGAGAAGATTCTTGTGCGCCAGAATTCACTGAGACCGGTATTTTTGCTCTATTTTAAGACGACAATCTACCATCG GGTTAAGGCTGTTACTTATAGACGAGTACTGGCTGAAACTGGCCACGATTACGAATCTTTGCGTCAAGTCTGGCAAGAGAAGAAGCGCGAAGGTCTGGAAGCGATCATCAACGAGATTGCAGAGTTGAAGGAAGACGAGCGCACGGAGCTGAACGAACTTCTTGATTGTCACTACGATCCGGACAAGCAGGCATTTAAGCCGATCGTCAAGCGTATGAAGCGTCGTCCTTCTCGAG GACAACCATTCTTCTCCAACAAGAATGGCAACGTTCCACAGAACCAGAACGGAAACAACCAGATGGCTAAGGAAAACCGGAAACCATTCAATGGTTACCAGAATAACCAGAAGAATCATAACAACCATCACAatggaaacaacaacaacaacaacttggTCAATAAGCATCAGAACCAACagaaccagcagcaacaacagtacTACAACGGTTCGTCTTCCCCCGAATCTGGCATGCGTAACGGAGGATCTCCGGGAAAGCGTTTCTTCCAGCGCAACTCGCGTCGTCGTCGCGGAGGAAACGGCcagaaccagaaccagaacgGTGGACAGAATCAGCAGCCGATGAAGAACCATAATGGTAATCATCATGCTTATTCGAATTCGAATCGCCACAATAACCAATTCCAGCAGCCAATGCAGGGTCACGCTTAG